AACGTACCAAAGTAGAGAAAACAGCTACCGGAGCACGTTATGAAACAGAAAATGGCTGGGTAGACCTAACCGGTGATGAGCCTGTATCTATGAACTTCATGGGTTTCCCTCCATCTGCATTCCCACTGATGAAAGAATATTTTACAGAATTTCTAAAGAAAAATGGCAATGACCTGAAGGCAGAATGTTTTATTCCTAACTTCATGGGAGAAATGTCCAAGCAAGGAAAAGCACATACAAAAGTTATTTCAACACCTGCCAAATGGTTTGGAGTAACGTATCGTGAAGACCGTCAGATGGTTGTAAATGCAATCAAAGAACTGGTAGCTCAGGGCAAATATCCTGAAAAGCTGTGGTCTTAATCAAACACTATAAAAAAAGAAGCTCCATTTTTCAATGGAGCTTCTTTTTTATCATCTATACACTCTTTCTGAGATAGCTATTATAAACTTGTAGCATCATATACCTGTACACGTTCCCACAAATGAGAGTATAACTCAATAAACTTTTTGTGGATTGGGTGTTCCTGATAAATATCCTGATCCGCTTTGCTTTTAAACACAAAAGTGATTGAGTAAGCATAGGAATGATCAATTACAGGACGACGAGTCTCAGCAGGTACTCCAATATATCCTTCCTGAATTTCACCCACTGTTGCCAGCAACTGCAATCCCTGATACAATGAATCTTTGGCAACCTGGCTATTAGGTTCTTTCAGCCAGAAATATACAGTGTGTACAAACCCTTTCTTTATATGGTTCATGTTTTTCTTGGGTGATTTGGTTTGAGCAAAAATAAATGAAACAGCAAAAAATAAAACAGCAGAAAACAAAAGCTTTTTCATAAATAATACAATAAGGTTTATGATGCTAAGTTAAAATTTTTCTATAACGAGTAATAATAATTGTCAAAAAAACACTCTTTTACTAACTATCCAACGGCTTCCAAAAGGTTGATCTATGGAAAAAGTTGTTAGTCAAAGGTAAAAGCTCTTCGTTATTATTGTTAGCGACCCGTTTACATATCAACCTGCATTTTTCCCTTGCCATACTGTCCTGCACAGGAAAACCAGGAGCCACCATAGATATACCATTCCAGGTTTTCCAGATAAACAACTGCATTTTCAGGGTCTATCTGAGGTAGTTCTTTATCAGTGATAATTCCTTTGTACCACCTACCTGACTGGGAAAAGGCCTCATATTCTACCAGGTAATGCAGCCACTTGGTACCACAGTGAATGCAGGTACAAAGAGTAACATCCGCATACCTGCCATGTGTGTTATCTTGTCCAAGATAAGTTTCAGTATAGTCTTTAAAATAAAATGGAGGGATAAAACATTTGCATTTGGCTTCGGGTATGTGCATTGAGTAGTTAATTTTACTTTTCAAAAGTTATTGCCACCTCCATTAAAGTAATAAGAAAAGCTGTATAGCTAAAGTATTTGCTTTTCCTCCTGGTCCCAACAGCTTCACTACATTTTTTTGAAGCAGTTAACTAATAAATACATAACTGCATGTACAACAGAGACAGATACATGAATGGAAAAATCAACATTCCTTGAAAAAGGTTTAGTCAAAAAATTAACTTGCACATTCAAACCTATCATTAGCCTGCCATACATATGAATCTGATCCTCCGTTCGTTTGACCTTCCATTAAAACACACATTTACCATCTCCTATGATTCCAGAGATGTACAACCTACTCTTATTGTAGAACTTACCGATGGAATACATCACGGATATGGGGAAGCAACATCCAACCCATATTATGGGGTAACTATCGAAAGTATGACGGCCATACTGGAAAGTCTTCGAAATCAGATTCAGGATACCCCTATTCTTTCACCTGAAGCATTCTGGCTGGAGATGCATTCGGTATTGAAAGATCACTCCTTTGCGCAATGTGCACTGGACATAGCTGCCCATGACTGGTATGGTAAATCGATAGGAGAACCACTCTATAAACATTGGGGCTTATCAACACAAAACCTGCCCCTCACTAATTATACCATTGGCATTGATTCGGTAGAAAAGATGGTTGCCAAACTCAAAGAACTTCCCTGGCCTATTTATAAGATCAAACTTGGCACAGCTGATGATGTAGCAATCGTACGTGAGCTACGCAAACATACAGAGGCTATATTCAGAGTAGATGCCAATTGCGCCTGGACTCCCGAAGAAACTATTCGCAACTCGTATGAACTGCAAAAGCTCGGTGTTGAATTTATAGAGCAACCTCTGAAAGCTGATAACTGGACAGGTATGAAAGAAGTATATACCCATTCAGCACTCCCTCTGATTGCCGATGAGAGCTGCATAACAGAAAATGATGTTACCAAATGTCATGGACATTTTCATGGTATCAATATAAAGCTGGTCAAATGTGGTGGTCTCACTCCTGCCCGACGCATGATTGCCGAAGCCCGTACCCTGGGTATGAAGGTTATGGTAGGTTGCATGACAGAATCTACGATAGGAATTTCAGCAATTGGACAACTACTCCCCCTATTGGACTATGTAGATATGGATGGGGCATTATTACTCAGTAAAGATATTGCAACAGGTGTATCCATAGACTATGGCAAAGTAACCTTTTCGAATCAGAATGGAACAGGAGCCGAATTAATCGAAAATGCCTAGTTGCACCGATTCAACCTACGACCATAGCATTCATTGCTATAGACCATTTCAGCATGATACAGATTATACAACATCTACCTGACAGAGTCATTCAGACGGAGGGAAAAGAATTCTTATATTTTAGTGGTACATCGTATCTCGGAATTTCCAGAAATCCTAATTTTCAAGGATACTTACAGGAAGGTATTACCCAGTATGGTACTAATTACTCAAGTTCCCGTATATCCAATATACAACTGGATATTTTTGAAGAAACCGAACAATATCTGGCTACTTATGTAAAGACAGAGGCTGCACTTACTTTTTCTTCCGGCTTTCTGGCAGGACAAGCCATCGTGCGAATGCTACAGACAGAAGGTGAGCTATTCTATGCACCACGTACGCATCCGGCATTATGGACCAGCAACTCAGATCCTTCTTTTCTCTCTTCTTATCAGGAATGGATAGAACACATTTGCAATACAACAGAAGAGTCAACATCTTCTCCGCTGGTTTTTCTGACAAACTCCCTTGATCCCCTGTATGGAGAAAGCTATGACTTTTCCTGGTTACAGCACTTATCTACACATAAACGCTTTATACTGGTTGTAGATGATTCGCATGGCATTGGAGTAATAGGTAATGATGGTAATGGCATTGCAGAACAAATACCATCTCTTCCTCATGTTGAAGTCATTATTGTAGGTTCTATTGGGAAAGCATTGGGTATACCCGGAGGAGTAGTTGCAGGTAACACGCAACGAATCGCTCAGCTAAAAAAATCACCTTTTTTTACAGCAGGATCTCCTATCCCACCTGCCTATCTCTATGCCTTTCTCCAGGCAAAGGGACTTTATCAGGATCTACGAAAAAAACTTTTTGAAAATATTGAGCTTTTTCAACAGGAAACATTGTCCTTACAACTCTTCCAGTCATTTCCGAATTATCCGGTGTTTTACACCCAACACAATACGCTATATGACTCTCTCTATCAGCATCAGATACTAATTTCCAGTTTTCCATATCCATCTCCGTACCATCCCTACATAACACGGATTATTCTCAATGCTTCACATACTCAGGAAGATATCTATCAATTAATCAATAGTCTGAAAATACAAAAGGCATGAACCGATTGGTTCATGCCTTTTGTATTTTCATTTCTTACAGTTATAATTTCCGGCGACGCATCTCTTTTTTGATTAATCGAAACTCTCGGCTACTCTGTCCTGCTATTGCTGTATTTTCCGAAGCTCTGCGAAACAGATAAGGCATTACCGCAGCCACAGGGCCATAGGGCACATACTTGGCTACATTATATCCTGCATGAGAGAGGTTATACGATAAGTTGTCACTCATTCCATATAGCTGAGCAAAGAATATATGCGAATCAGCAGGAGCTATTCCAGCCTCCTTCATTAACTCTATAAGAAAATAGGTACTTTCTTCATTATGGGTTCCTGCACAAATAGCTATTTTAGGGTAGTTTGCTATACAGAAACGTAAAGCGTCATTAAAATCTCTGTCAGTAGAAGGTTTATTAGGCTGAATCGGATCTTGTCTTCCTTCTGCTTTAGCAACTCTTCCTTCTTTTTCCATATAGGCTCCACGTACCAACTTCACTCCCAGAAAATAGCCACCTTCTACTGCTGCTTCATGCGCCTTTTTCAGATTATCCAGCATATCCCAACGATACATCTGAAAAGTATTATAGACAATTGGCTCTTCATGGTTAAACATTTCCATCATTTCATAGGCCAGCCTGTCTATTGTATCTTGTATCCAGGTTTCTTCTGCATCAATAAAGATTCGGACCTTTTTCTCGTATGCCTTGTGGCAGATACGTTCCACACGTTCTTTTACATGGACAAAATCTTTCTGTTCTTCGGAGTTAAGTGCATTCCCGTTTTGCACTTTTTGCAACAATTCAGTAGAAGCCAATCCTGTAATCTTAAACACAGAAAAAGGAATAGCAGGATTACCAGCTGCCTTTTCAATAGTACGTATAATCTCCTGTGTAGTAGCTTCAAATCCAGCATCCGTTTTAGCTCCTTCTACAGAGTAATCCAGAATAGTTCCCACACGAAACTTCCATAACTCTCTGGTTGTCTTTTCGCATTCTTCTATTGTTTCTCCACCACAGAAATGCTCAAATATGGTATTTTTAATAATCTGTCGTACAAAAGGAAATTTTATAGCAAAAGCAGCTTTCAGAAAGGCTGTTCCTGTTTTTACGAGAAAGTTGCTGTTCATAGAAGCAAACAATCCATACATTTTTCGCAGTTCGGAGTTTGACTTGGAGGAGAAAGCGATTTCTGTATCATCAAAGGAAATACGCTGCGGGGTGCTAGCTACCGGTTTGGGATCAATCATATTATATATGTAGTAAG
This genomic stretch from Xanthocytophaga agilis harbors:
- a CDS encoding Dabb family protein; the encoded protein is MKKLLFSAVLFFAVSFIFAQTKSPKKNMNHIKKGFVHTVYFWLKEPNSQVAKDSLYQGLQLLATVGEIQEGYIGVPAETRRPVIDHSYAYSITFVFKSKADQDIYQEHPIHKKFIELYSHLWERVQVYDATSL
- a CDS encoding dipeptide epimerase, giving the protein MNLILRSFDLPLKHTFTISYDSRDVQPTLIVELTDGIHHGYGEATSNPYYGVTIESMTAILESLRNQIQDTPILSPEAFWLEMHSVLKDHSFAQCALDIAAHDWYGKSIGEPLYKHWGLSTQNLPLTNYTIGIDSVEKMVAKLKELPWPIYKIKLGTADDVAIVRELRKHTEAIFRVDANCAWTPEETIRNSYELQKLGVEFIEQPLKADNWTGMKEVYTHSALPLIADESCITENDVTKCHGHFHGINIKLVKCGGLTPARRMIAEARTLGMKVMVGCMTESTIGISAIGQLLPLLDYVDMDGALLLSKDIATGVSIDYGKVTFSNQNGTGAELIENA
- a CDS encoding aminotransferase class I/II-fold pyridoxal phosphate-dependent enzyme translates to MIQIIQHLPDRVIQTEGKEFLYFSGTSYLGISRNPNFQGYLQEGITQYGTNYSSSRISNIQLDIFEETEQYLATYVKTEAALTFSSGFLAGQAIVRMLQTEGELFYAPRTHPALWTSNSDPSFLSSYQEWIEHICNTTEESTSSPLVFLTNSLDPLYGESYDFSWLQHLSTHKRFILVVDDSHGIGVIGNDGNGIAEQIPSLPHVEVIIVGSIGKALGIPGGVVAGNTQRIAQLKKSPFFTAGSPIPPAYLYAFLQAKGLYQDLRKKLFENIELFQQETLSLQLFQSFPNYPVFYTQHNTLYDSLYQHQILISSFPYPSPYHPYITRIILNASHTQEDIYQLINSLKIQKA
- a CDS encoding proline dehydrogenase family protein, with translation MIDPKPVASTPQRISFDDTEIAFSSKSNSELRKMYGLFASMNSNFLVKTGTAFLKAAFAIKFPFVRQIIKNTIFEHFCGGETIEECEKTTRELWKFRVGTILDYSVEGAKTDAGFEATTQEIIRTIEKAAGNPAIPFSVFKITGLASTELLQKVQNGNALNSEEQKDFVHVKERVERICHKAYEKKVRIFIDAEETWIQDTIDRLAYEMMEMFNHEEPIVYNTFQMYRWDMLDNLKKAHEAAVEGGYFLGVKLVRGAYMEKEGRVAKAEGRQDPIQPNKPSTDRDFNDALRFCIANYPKIAICAGTHNEESTYFLIELMKEAGIAPADSHIFFAQLYGMSDNLSYNLSHAGYNVAKYVPYGPVAAVMPYLFRRASENTAIAGQSSREFRLIKKEMRRRKL